One window of the Deinobacterium chartae genome contains the following:
- a CDS encoding citrate synthase family protein, translating to MSASPYLSAEEAAALLGVSRATLYAYVSRGLLSSQTLPGPGRQRRYPREEVERLLAQRSARKDPASATLSALHWGEPTLESAITLFEDGQLYYRGHDATELALSAHLEQVAALLWTGRLEAHTALFGTAPQLPPPAAATLEACAQLPPLERLGAVLLAAGPLDPRAYDLRPEAVAASAARLLGLLFRAAGADPAAGEPLAQALARAWAPADPALAGVLEVALILCADHELNVSSFSARTVASSAAPLYAALTAGLCALQGHRHGGQTERTVDLLHEAAALGGREAVAARLRRGDPLPGFGHRLYPQGDPRARTLLARLNSAYGHALQLPLEVAEAALEATLERPNIDFALAALQHAAGLGSGLGLTVFALGRTLGWAAHALEAYAENRLIRPRARYVGVAPRQRR from the coding sequence ATGTCCGCCTCCCCGTACCTCAGCGCCGAGGAAGCCGCCGCCCTGCTCGGAGTCAGCCGCGCCACCCTGTACGCCTATGTCAGTCGCGGCCTGCTGTCCTCCCAAACCCTGCCCGGACCCGGACGCCAGCGCCGCTACCCACGCGAGGAGGTCGAGCGCCTGCTCGCCCAGCGCAGCGCGCGCAAAGACCCGGCCAGCGCCACCTTGAGCGCGCTGCACTGGGGCGAACCCACCCTCGAGTCGGCCATCACGCTGTTCGAGGACGGTCAGCTGTACTACCGCGGCCACGACGCCACCGAACTGGCCCTCAGCGCGCACCTCGAGCAGGTCGCCGCGCTGCTGTGGACCGGCCGCCTCGAGGCGCACACAGCGCTGTTCGGCACGGCACCTCAGCTGCCGCCGCCGGCTGCTGCCACCCTCGAGGCCTGCGCGCAACTGCCCCCACTCGAGCGCCTGGGCGCGGTCCTGCTGGCCGCCGGCCCGCTGGACCCGCGCGCCTACGACCTGCGTCCCGAGGCGGTCGCGGCCAGCGCCGCGCGCCTGCTGGGCCTACTGTTTCGCGCGGCCGGAGCGGACCCCGCTGCGGGCGAACCGCTGGCCCAGGCCCTGGCGCGCGCCTGGGCTCCGGCGGACCCTGCACTGGCCGGCGTGCTCGAGGTCGCGCTGATCCTGTGCGCCGACCACGAACTGAACGTCTCCTCGTTCAGCGCCCGCACCGTGGCTTCGTCCGCCGCCCCGCTGTATGCCGCCCTGACCGCCGGACTGTGCGCGCTACAGGGTCACCGGCACGGCGGCCAGACCGAACGCACCGTGGACCTGCTGCACGAGGCGGCCGCACTGGGTGGGCGTGAGGCCGTCGCTGCCCGGCTGCGGCGCGGAGACCCGCTGCCGGGCTTCGGCCACCGGCTGTACCCGCAAGGAGACCCACGCGCCCGCACGCTGCTGGCCCGGTTAAACAGCGCCTACGGCCACGCGCTGCAACTTCCCCTCGAGGTGGCCGAAGCCGCGCTCGAGGCCACCTTGGAACGGCCCAACATCGATTTTGCCCTGGCGGCGTTGCAGCACGCCGCCGGACTTGGCAGCGGCCTCGGGCTGACCGTCTTCGCGCTGGGCCGCACGCTGGGCTGGGCCGCCCACGCCCTCGAGGCCTACGCCGAAAATCGCCTGATCAGGCCCCGGGCGCGTTACGTGGGGGTCGCGCCGCGCCAGCGGCGGTAA
- a CDS encoding helix-turn-helix domain-containing protein gives MTDLGASLRDLRVSAGFTLRQLAARVGASPAHLCLVENDHARPSLDLLSRLAPEFGLSVDALVEHLFEDRTARRSLEALAERLGERCPRLQDRSWRALLLRAQQEAGTALTEAAWLRLHAALEEALNLPVPGAPAVSEPAPRFAGAWGAARPAV, from the coding sequence ATGACTGACCTTGGTGCTTCCCTTCGCGATCTGCGTGTGTCCGCCGGCTTCACCCTGCGTCAACTCGCCGCGCGGGTAGGCGCGAGCCCCGCGCACCTGTGTCTGGTCGAAAACGACCACGCGCGTCCCAGCTTGGATCTGCTCTCCCGCCTTGCCCCCGAGTTTGGGTTGAGCGTGGACGCGCTCGTCGAGCACCTGTTCGAGGACCGCACGGCCCGCCGTTCGCTCGAGGCCTTGGCCGAGCGTTTAGGCGAGCGCTGCCCGCGCCTGCAGGACCGCTCGTGGCGGGCGTTGTTGCTGCGGGCCCAACAGGAGGCGGGAACCGCTCTGACCGAAGCGGCTTGGCTGCGCCTGCACGCGGCCCTCGAGGAAGCCCTGAACCTGCCGGTGCCGGGCGCGCCCGCTGTCAGCGAGCCGGCGCCGCGTTTCGCCGGGGCTTGGGGAGCGGCGCGCCCGGCGGTGTGA
- a CDS encoding alpha,alpha-trehalose-phosphate synthase (UDP-forming), which yields MTLGLIVVSNREPYRPQPNEDGSLGWQASIGGLTAALDPLLARVGGTWIAWGEEYPEVRTVQLPPQHPGYRLLRLTLDPDDVDAFYYGFSNDALWPMTHYFVDRARYRRRDWAAYERVNRQFADAVVATYQPGDIIWVQDYQLALVPRMVREALPDALIGFFWHIPWPSSEVFRTLPWDREILEGILGANLIGMHTREYARHFLSACRIVLGLEAQGSELQLPGHRVRVEAHPIGIETADFEEIAARPEVRERAERIRSELRGPLLLGVDRLDYTKGIPDRLEAFDTFLEAHPEQRGEVTLIQIAVPSREAVESYRRLREEVEGLVGRINGAHGREAWTPIHYQYRGLPREELIAHYLAADVMLVTPLRDGLNLVAKEFAAVSQRGVLILSEFAGAAAEMPEAIITNPFDHDGLAADIERALRMPEQERLRRLEALKRGLREHDLAGWARGFLRQLAPHAELA from the coding sequence TTGACCTTGGGTCTTATCGTCGTATCGAACCGCGAACCTTACCGACCGCAACCGAACGAGGACGGCTCGCTCGGCTGGCAGGCGTCCATCGGCGGCCTGACCGCAGCGCTCGACCCGCTGCTGGCGCGCGTGGGCGGCACCTGGATCGCCTGGGGCGAAGAGTACCCCGAAGTCCGCACGGTGCAGCTGCCCCCGCAGCACCCCGGCTATCGCCTGCTGCGCCTGACGCTGGATCCCGACGACGTAGACGCTTTTTATTACGGGTTTTCCAACGACGCGCTGTGGCCGATGACCCACTACTTCGTGGACCGCGCCCGTTACCGTCGCCGCGACTGGGCCGCCTACGAACGGGTCAACCGTCAGTTCGCCGACGCGGTGGTCGCCACCTACCAGCCCGGAGACATCATCTGGGTACAAGACTACCAGCTGGCCCTGGTGCCCCGCATGGTGCGCGAGGCACTTCCCGACGCGCTGATCGGATTTTTCTGGCACATTCCCTGGCCGTCTTCCGAGGTGTTCCGCACCCTGCCCTGGGACCGCGAGATCCTCGAGGGAATCCTGGGAGCCAACCTGATCGGCATGCACACCCGCGAGTACGCCCGGCACTTCCTGTCGGCCTGCCGCATCGTGCTGGGCTTGGAAGCGCAGGGCAGCGAACTGCAGCTGCCCGGGCACCGCGTGCGGGTAGAAGCGCACCCCATCGGCATCGAGACCGCCGACTTCGAGGAGATCGCCGCGCGCCCCGAGGTACGGGAGCGTGCCGAGCGCATCCGCAGCGAGCTGCGCGGCCCCCTGCTGCTGGGCGTGGACCGCCTGGACTACACCAAAGGCATCCCCGACCGCCTCGAGGCCTTCGATACCTTCCTCGAGGCGCACCCCGAGCAGCGCGGCGAGGTGACGCTGATTCAGATCGCCGTGCCCAGCCGCGAGGCGGTGGAATCCTACCGCCGCCTGCGCGAGGAGGTCGAGGGTCTGGTGGGGCGCATCAACGGCGCGCACGGCCGCGAGGCCTGGACCCCGATTCACTACCAGTACCGCGGGCTGCCGCGCGAGGAGCTGATCGCCCACTACCTCGCCGCCGACGTGATGCTGGTCACGCCGCTGCGTGACGGACTGAACCTGGTCGCCAAGGAGTTCGCAGCGGTCTCGCAGCGCGGCGTGCTGATCCTGTCCGAGTTCGCCGGAGCAGCGGCCGAGATGCCCGAAGCCATCATCACCAACCCCTTTGACCACGACGGACTGGCCGCCGATATCGAGCGCGCGCTGCGGATGCCCGAGCAGGAGCGGCTGCGCCGCCTCGAGGCCCTCAAACGCGGCCTGCGCGAGCACGACCTTGCCGGGTGGGCGCGGGGATTCCTGCGGCAGCTCGCACCGCACGCGGAGCTCGCGTGA
- the otsB gene encoding trehalose-phosphatase — MNPELIALGQRPLLVVCDYDGTLADIVPRPDEAHPYPGARRALARLCGHPQHRAAILTGRRASEVQAFLEVERLCVIGLHGMEWPGEPIPEPDTAALERIRVRLQALPGLRLEDKGRTLAAHYRELPEALHPQIEAQLAALELPGGWERVDGKKVREFRPEGFGKGRALERLAQRFPQHHPVFIGDDRTDEEGFAHLLPLGGTAIKVGPGESVAPWRLESPAEVVALLQAWAER; from the coding sequence GTGAATCCCGAACTGATCGCGCTCGGGCAGCGTCCGCTGCTGGTCGTGTGCGACTACGACGGCACGCTGGCCGACATCGTGCCCCGCCCGGACGAGGCGCACCCCTACCCGGGCGCACGCCGGGCGCTGGCGCGCCTGTGCGGGCATCCGCAGCACCGCGCGGCGATCCTGACCGGGCGGCGCGCCTCGGAGGTACAGGCCTTCCTCGAGGTCGAGAGGCTCTGCGTGATCGGCCTGCACGGCATGGAGTGGCCCGGCGAACCCATCCCCGAGCCGGACACGGCGGCCCTGGAACGCATCCGGGTTCGCCTGCAGGCCCTGCCGGGCCTGCGCCTCGAGGACAAGGGCCGCACCCTCGCCGCCCACTACCGCGAGCTGCCCGAAGCGCTGCACCCGCAGATCGAGGCGCAGCTGGCCGCCCTCGAACTGCCCGGGGGCTGGGAACGGGTGGACGGCAAGAAGGTGCGCGAGTTCCGCCCGGAGGGCTTCGGCAAGGGCCGCGCCCTCGAGCGGCTCGCGCAGCGCTTTCCACAGCACCACCCGGTGTTCATCGGGGATGACCGCACCGACGAGGAAGGCTTTGCCCACCTGCTGCCGCTCGGCGGCACGGCGATCAAGGTCGGCCCGGGCGAGAGCGTGGCCCCCTGGCGGCTGGAGAGCCCCGCCGAGGTGGTCGCCCTGCTGCAGGCCTGGGCCGAGCGGTAA
- a CDS encoding cupin domain-containing protein, which yields MIRKVNLEQKFAHITDRWNPRVVAGVAECQVKLAKLEGEFAWHRHDAEDERVFVLRGTLRLRFRPQDDVLLGPGELAVVPAGAQHLPVAEGVVRLLLVKPSTTLNTGNVRGARLTARPRPAAGRPPRRGSPAARGPRSRPGRP from the coding sequence GTGATCCGCAAGGTCAACCTCGAGCAGAAGTTCGCGCACATTACCGACCGCTGGAATCCCCGGGTGGTCGCAGGCGTGGCGGAGTGCCAGGTCAAGCTGGCCAAGCTCGAAGGCGAGTTCGCGTGGCACCGCCACGACGCAGAAGACGAACGGGTCTTCGTGCTGCGGGGCACGCTGCGCCTGCGCTTTCGTCCGCAGGACGACGTGCTGCTGGGCCCGGGCGAACTGGCGGTGGTTCCCGCCGGGGCCCAGCACCTGCCGGTCGCCGAGGGCGTGGTGCGCCTGCTGCTGGTGAAACCGTCCACGACCCTCAACACCGGCAACGTGCGCGGCGCTCGGCTTACCGCTCGGCCCAGGCCTGCAGCAGGGCGACCACCTCGGCGGGGCTCTCCAGCCGCCAGGGGGCCACGCTCTCGCCCGGGCCGACCTTGA
- a CDS encoding phosphotransferase family protein, with protein sequence MYPHASSVLAQRSRDWIVAQAPGSEIMAATRLAGSTSSTLHRLDLRLGGGGQSWVVRQFDNAAWLEEEPDVAVHEAAALRHAADCGLPAPRLIAADTWGEACGLPSVLMTHLEGQVVLRPTDPVGWLDEMARALVRIHACPAESLGWEYFSYQNLEAFGPPEWSAQREAWSEVIRIVRGPRPAYAATFIHRDFHPANLLWQGGQVSGVVDWVNACRGPAGIDLGHCRVDLAQLHGTEVADAFLNAYLRAAGPGFRYHPYWDLLSLVDVLFGPPTVYPGWAAFGVYDLTDRLMAQRLEAYMLSLLGRAREAAC encoded by the coding sequence ATGTACCCGCATGCCAGCAGCGTCCTCGCACAACGGTCACGTGACTGGATCGTCGCTCAGGCTCCGGGCAGCGAGATCATGGCGGCCACGCGTCTGGCGGGAAGCACCTCATCGACCTTGCACCGCCTGGACCTGCGTCTTGGCGGCGGCGGCCAGAGCTGGGTGGTGCGGCAGTTCGACAACGCTGCCTGGCTCGAGGAAGAACCGGACGTCGCCGTGCACGAGGCGGCGGCCCTGCGCCATGCTGCCGACTGCGGTCTGCCCGCGCCCCGCCTGATCGCCGCCGATACTTGGGGCGAGGCCTGCGGGCTGCCCAGCGTGCTGATGACCCACCTCGAGGGGCAGGTGGTGCTGCGCCCCACGGACCCTGTGGGATGGCTGGACGAGATGGCGCGCGCGCTGGTCCGCATTCACGCGTGCCCGGCTGAGAGCCTCGGCTGGGAGTACTTCAGCTACCAGAACCTCGAGGCCTTCGGGCCGCCCGAGTGGTCCGCGCAGCGCGAGGCGTGGAGCGAGGTGATCCGGATCGTGCGGGGGCCGCGCCCGGCGTACGCCGCCACCTTCATTCACCGGGATTTCCATCCGGCCAACCTGCTGTGGCAGGGCGGGCAGGTCAGCGGGGTGGTGGACTGGGTGAACGCCTGCCGGGGACCGGCAGGAATAGATCTGGGCCACTGCCGGGTCGATCTGGCACAACTGCACGGGACCGAGGTTGCCGACGCCTTCTTGAACGCCTACCTGCGCGCTGCCGGTCCCGGCTTCCGCTACCATCCCTACTGGGATCTGCTGTCGCTGGTGGACGTGCTGTTCGGTCCGCCCACGGTCTATCCGGGCTGGGCCGCTTTTGGCGTCTATGACCTGACCGATCGGCTGATGGCCCAGCGCCTCGAGGCCTATATGCTGAGCCTGCTGGGCCGCGCCCGCGAGGCGGCCTGCTGA
- a CDS encoding patatin-like phospholipase family protein encodes MDRLDELIERMEHERRYDLVLEGGGIKGIALIGALAVLEQRGYRPQRLAGTSAGAIVAALHAAGYTASELRALLLQTGFGSFRDRGPEDRIPLVGETLSVVFQGGIFEGRTLEAWVRDLLAARGVRTFAQLRGEDGLSRVQVIVSDVTERRLLRLPQDAALIGLEADELEVAFAVRASASLPLFYEPVRHKNPRTGRTHLLVDGGLLSNYPVWIFDVPGLPRWPTFGLKLVEDEPEASLGERLGTPQSDYPGILAYLRSLIETMLEAHDRLYIEKANFARTVAIPTLGVRTVEFDLPAATAEALYDSGRAAAERFLTSWNFARYVAQFRTLPRPSRREELRREGQTVDVRSCLSQ; translated from the coding sequence GTGGATAGACTGGACGAACTGATCGAACGCATGGAACACGAGCGGCGTTACGACCTGGTGCTCGAGGGCGGCGGGATCAAGGGCATCGCGCTGATCGGCGCCCTGGCCGTCCTCGAACAGCGCGGCTACCGCCCGCAGCGCCTGGCGGGCACCTCGGCCGGAGCGATCGTAGCCGCCTTGCACGCGGCCGGTTACACGGCGTCCGAACTGCGCGCCCTGTTGTTACAGACCGGCTTCGGCTCCTTCCGTGACCGCGGGCCCGAGGACCGCATTCCGTTGGTGGGCGAGACGCTGAGCGTGGTCTTCCAGGGCGGGATCTTCGAGGGACGCACCCTCGAGGCCTGGGTGCGCGACCTGCTGGCGGCGCGCGGCGTGCGCACCTTCGCGCAGTTGCGCGGCGAGGACGGCCTCAGCCGCGTGCAGGTCATCGTCTCGGACGTGACCGAGCGACGGCTGCTGCGGCTGCCCCAAGACGCCGCCCTGATCGGCCTGGAGGCGGACGAGCTCGAGGTGGCGTTCGCGGTGCGGGCCAGCGCGAGCCTGCCGCTGTTCTACGAACCGGTGCGGCACAAGAACCCGCGGACCGGGCGCACGCACCTGCTGGTGGACGGCGGTCTGCTCTCGAACTACCCGGTGTGGATCTTCGACGTGCCGGGTCTGCCGCGCTGGCCCACCTTCGGACTCAAACTGGTCGAGGACGAACCCGAGGCCTCGCTGGGCGAGCGCCTGGGCACGCCGCAAAGCGACTACCCGGGCATCTTGGCTTACCTGCGCAGCCTGATTGAAACCATGCTCGAGGCGCATGACCGGCTGTACATTGAGAAAGCCAATTTTGCGCGCACCGTTGCGATTCCCACGCTGGGCGTGAGAACGGTCGAGTTCGACCTGCCTGCCGCGACGGCCGAAGCGTTGTATGACTCGGGGCGGGCCGCTGCCGAACGGTTCCTGACAAGCTGGAACTTTGCGCGCTATGTGGCTCAGTTCCGGACCCTGCCCCGCCCCTCGAGGCGTGAGGAGCTGCGGCGCGAGGGTCAAACGGTGGACGTGCGGTCCTGCCTGTCGCAGTAG
- a CDS encoding winged helix-turn-helix domain-containing protein translates to MKLLVHTFDPLLGSHLADALSPAGFTVHASSSLQQLTAYLAQADAMLIDASSAFVNTSTVLRFRNLNPTIPLLVIQAPDHVDYRIETLINGADDCLSTPLDARELLARLRTILRRAGYQAELRCGDTVIRPIAGEVHVRGSRVHLPEREHALLMALATRPNEILSTSQLLERLAVTPERQRPAETVHMYVSSLRRILQRLNIDPHSIRNIRGQGYALHLMPLRERRR, encoded by the coding sequence GTGAAGCTGCTCGTGCATACCTTTGACCCGCTGCTCGGCTCCCATCTGGCGGACGCGCTGTCTCCTGCCGGGTTTACGGTACATGCCAGCAGTTCTCTGCAGCAACTGACCGCATACCTTGCTCAGGCCGACGCCATGTTGATCGATGCCTCCAGCGCATTCGTCAATACCAGTACCGTGCTGCGCTTCCGCAACCTCAACCCCACCATCCCGCTGCTGGTGATCCAGGCTCCGGACCATGTCGACTACCGCATAGAAACCCTGATCAACGGCGCGGATGACTGCCTGAGCACGCCGCTGGATGCCCGCGAGCTGCTGGCCCGCCTGCGCACCATCTTGCGACGGGCAGGCTATCAGGCCGAGCTGCGCTGCGGGGATACGGTGATCCGGCCCATCGCGGGCGAAGTGCACGTGCGCGGCAGCCGCGTGCACCTGCCCGAACGCGAGCATGCCCTGCTGATGGCCCTGGCTACGCGTCCAAACGAGATTCTGAGCACCTCGCAGCTGTTAGAACGGCTGGCCGTAACTCCGGAACGGCAGCGTCCGGCCGAAACCGTACACATGTACGTCAGCAGCCTGCGGCGTATCTTGCAGCGCCTGAACATCGATCCGCACAGCATCCGCAACATACGCGGGCAGGGCTACGCGCTGCACCTGATGCCCCTGCGCGAACGCCGGCGCTGA
- a CDS encoding ATP-binding protein gives MELTRLRSAGLNLFQPGQRLLYLDPLDTDFTSWETAAQSDLRGERLQSWLSTLRGLPLSGLEDLGSPDFQEWLQQQRWHLEERIAYTAQQVITRLRRSDHLQEAEMVEYRLRSIGLESSPELPQAELPLELHFERPELAEVSEQVLALASKRPHVLLLSGPPGSGKHYELQRLIERGSFMAVEGSSSSLRLTLARVVQVLLPQVLDDIARALRQTLLYPQRLEEDATRVAYALAESRRPLLLYFDAAHEAEPELAQFLLLALSGRSPLLVVLLARSDLPRGPLLRNLWQGLQPYQRHEVVLGEISLTSLTRTLMETQPDLSPAQRGRLAEQLLLLSEGNPYYLRLLLARGEPNPRLPSELRDRWLSESERWPLAERRALARLSLIHGGFDEHLATGLVGDEARTVLDFAFEHRIIREYKTLVTVSWPDLTEWPADPPAPGRYVFSNEPLRITLAGQVPAPERYAVHKRLTDLLADRDPVRAAYYAASTGQEQRAAELRERSLCPVSELWVPPLDPPVGIPEWTPAVSALGSFLDYRLSLEGGRLRIRRRGLYGPAETLRLRFTLPPGEDGPLRLIWRLDFFHTSPEFGDVESRPLAVSFDDEEPRGLLSAARLRSSEWVSEHWMRHELRPLRGGRPHKVELSLRCLDISICIAGLSWGTANLLLPAAAGTVAPRFLPG, from the coding sequence GTGGAGCTGACCCGCCTGCGCTCAGCGGGGTTGAACCTGTTTCAGCCCGGACAACGCCTGCTGTATCTCGATCCGCTGGATACCGACTTCACAAGCTGGGAAACGGCGGCACAAAGCGATTTGAGAGGTGAAAGACTGCAGTCGTGGCTTTCAACCCTGCGCGGCCTGCCGCTCAGCGGCCTCGAGGATCTGGGCAGCCCCGACTTTCAAGAATGGCTGCAGCAGCAGCGCTGGCACCTCGAGGAGCGCATCGCTTACACCGCCCAGCAGGTGATCACCCGCCTGCGCCGCTCGGATCACCTGCAAGAAGCCGAGATGGTCGAATATCGCCTGCGCAGCATCGGTCTGGAGAGTTCACCCGAGCTGCCCCAGGCCGAACTGCCGCTCGAGCTGCACTTTGAGCGGCCCGAACTGGCTGAGGTTTCCGAGCAGGTGCTCGCGCTGGCCTCCAAGCGTCCGCACGTGCTGCTGCTCAGCGGCCCGCCCGGGAGCGGCAAGCATTACGAGTTGCAGCGCCTGATCGAGCGCGGCAGCTTTATGGCGGTCGAGGGCAGCTCGAGCTCGTTGCGGCTGACCCTGGCGCGCGTGGTACAGGTCCTGCTTCCACAGGTTCTTGACGACATCGCGCGGGCGCTGCGTCAAACCCTGCTGTATCCGCAACGCCTCGAGGAGGACGCGACCCGGGTCGCCTACGCGCTCGCGGAATCGCGCCGTCCGCTGTTGTTGTATTTTGATGCAGCGCACGAGGCCGAACCGGAACTCGCCCAGTTCCTGTTGCTCGCGCTGAGCGGACGCTCTCCGCTGCTGGTGGTGTTGCTGGCACGCAGCGACTTGCCCCGTGGACCGCTGCTGCGCAACCTGTGGCAGGGATTGCAGCCTTACCAGCGCCACGAGGTCGTTCTCGGAGAGATCAGCCTGACCAGCCTGACCCGTACGCTGATGGAGACGCAGCCGGACCTGTCTCCCGCGCAACGCGGGCGGCTGGCCGAGCAGCTGTTGCTGCTCAGCGAGGGAAACCCTTACTACCTGCGGCTGCTGCTGGCGCGTGGTGAACCCAATCCCCGGCTGCCCTCGGAGCTGCGTGACCGCTGGCTGAGCGAGTCCGAGCGCTGGCCGCTCGCAGAGCGCCGGGCCTTGGCGCGGCTGAGTCTGATTCACGGCGGTTTCGACGAGCATCTGGCGACCGGACTGGTGGGTGACGAGGCCCGCACGGTCTTGGACTTCGCTTTCGAGCACAGGATCATTCGTGAGTACAAGACGCTGGTAACGGTAAGCTGGCCCGATCTGACCGAATGGCCTGCGGATCCGCCGGCACCGGGGCGCTATGTCTTCAGCAACGAGCCCTTGCGGATTACCCTGGCAGGACAGGTCCCCGCCCCCGAACGCTACGCGGTTCACAAGCGCCTGACCGATCTGCTGGCAGACCGTGATCCGGTCAGGGCTGCCTACTACGCGGCCAGCACCGGGCAGGAGCAGCGCGCGGCCGAACTGCGCGAAAGGAGCCTGTGCCCGGTGTCAGAGCTCTGGGTGCCGCCCCTGGACCCTCCTGTGGGGATCCCGGAATGGACCCCTGCGGTGTCGGCTCTGGGCAGTTTCTTGGACTACCGTCTGAGCCTCGAGGGCGGACGCTTGCGCATACGGCGGCGCGGGCTGTACGGACCTGCCGAGACCTTGCGCCTGCGCTTTACCCTTCCTCCCGGCGAGGATGGCCCGCTGCGCCTGATCTGGCGCCTGGACTTTTTTCACACGTCTCCGGAGTTCGGAGATGTAGAAAGTCGTCCGCTGGCGGTCAGCTTCGATGACGAGGAGCCGCGGGGTCTGCTCAGTGCGGCCCGCCTGCGCTCCTCCGAATGGGTCAGCGAACACTGGATGCGGCACGAACTGCGTCCGCTGAGGGGAGGACGACCTCACAAGGTCGAGCTGAGCCTGCGCTGTCTCGATATCTCCATCTGCATCGCGGGACTGTCGTGGGGGACGGCGAACCTGCTGCTTCCGGCTGCGGCAGGAACGGTCGCCCCGCGCTTTCTGCCGGGCTGA